In a genomic window of Arthrobacter woluwensis:
- a CDS encoding PHP domain-containing protein, giving the protein MRIDLHAHSNISDGTQPPADLVASAAQAGLDVVALTDHDTTDGWAEAAEAAKALGVALVPGMEISCRTSEGISVHLLSYLHDPTHPGLLEEISKARDARLSRAEHMVALLAEDYPLNWDDVTQHLAPGATVGRPHIADALVAAGIVSDRTEAFATILTSHSRYYVQHYAVEPALAVELVRDAGGVPVFAHPVASARGRVVGERTFHEMIDAGLGGLEVWHRDNPREGREYLLGLASKHDLIVTGSSDYHGKGKPNLLGENLTSPEQFARIEDQGQGRVIRG; this is encoded by the coding sequence GTGAGGATCGACCTGCATGCACACTCGAACATCTCGGACGGCACTCAGCCGCCCGCCGACCTCGTGGCCTCCGCCGCTCAGGCCGGACTCGACGTCGTCGCGCTGACCGACCATGACACCACCGACGGGTGGGCCGAGGCCGCCGAGGCGGCGAAGGCTCTAGGCGTCGCCCTGGTGCCGGGCATGGAGATCAGCTGCCGCACCTCCGAGGGCATCAGCGTCCACCTGCTGTCCTATCTGCACGACCCCACGCACCCCGGCCTGCTGGAGGAGATCTCGAAGGCCCGCGACGCACGGCTCAGCCGGGCCGAGCACATGGTCGCGCTGCTCGCCGAGGACTACCCGCTCAACTGGGACGATGTCACCCAGCACCTGGCGCCGGGTGCCACCGTGGGCCGGCCGCACATCGCAGACGCACTCGTGGCCGCGGGGATCGTGAGTGACCGGACCGAGGCTTTCGCCACCATCCTGACGTCCCATTCGCGGTACTACGTGCAGCACTACGCCGTGGAGCCGGCGCTCGCCGTCGAACTCGTCAGGGACGCCGGCGGCGTTCCCGTGTTCGCCCATCCAGTGGCCAGCGCGCGCGGCCGCGTGGTGGGGGAGCGGACCTTCCACGAGATGATCGACGCCGGTCTCGGGGGCCTGGAGGTCTGGCACCGGGACAATCCACGCGAAGGCCGCGAATACCTGCTGGGCCTCGCCTCGAAGCACGACCTGATCGTCACCGGTTCGAGCGACTATCACGGCAAGGGCAAGCCCAATCTGCTGGGGGAGAACCTCACGTCACCGGAGCAGTTCGCCCGGATCGAGGACCAGGGCCAGGGTCGCGTGATCCGGGGCTGA